A single window of Methylobacterium nodulans ORS 2060 DNA harbors:
- a CDS encoding xanthine dehydrogenase family protein molybdopterin-binding subunit: MTASGIGAPVRRKEDQRFITGKGRYVDDFNRPGQAYAYFLRSPHAHAAIRGIDAAAARAMPGVIGVFTGEDLAADKVGGLICGWMIHSKDGSPMKTGPHPALAQGKVRYVGDHVAVVVAETLAQARDAAEAIEVDYDLLPAVVETARAQGAAVVVHDVAPDNVVFNWHLGNKADVEAAFARARHVTKLDLVNNRLVPNPIEPRAAIGEYDEAEEQFTLYTTSQNPHVARLVLSAFIGIAPENKLRVVAPDVGGGFGSKIFIYAEETVCVWAARKVGRPVKWTSDRTEAFLCDAHGRDHVTHAEMALDDNGRILGLRVHTIANLGAYLSTFASSVPTYLYAPLLSGQYNIPAIYCEVDGVYTNTAPVDAYRGAGRPEATFVIERLVEVAARQIGQDPARFRRRNYIRNFPHQTPVIMTYDVGDYVASLDKALEAADYKHFPRRRRESARRGKLRGIGFSSYIEACGIAPSQAVGALGAGVGLWESAEVRVNPTGSIEVLTGSHSHGQGHETTFAQLVSDRLGVPIESVTIVHGDTDKVQFGMGTYGSRSGAVGMSAIAKALDKVVAKGRKVAAFALEAGEDDIEFRDGRFTVAGTDRSLSFGEVALQAYIAHKFTGADLEPGLKEGAFYDPTNFTFPAGVHVCELEVDPETGHVTIERFTAVDDFGNVINPMIVEGQVHGGIAQGVGQALFEGAVYDEDGQLVTASFMDYRMPRAADLPSFAVGMTVTPCPSNPLGIKGCGEAGAIAAPAAVMNALTDALGHENIAMPATPLAVWRAAQGARQPQPLAAE, translated from the coding sequence ATGACCGCAAGCGGCATCGGCGCCCCCGTGCGCCGCAAGGAGGATCAGCGCTTCATCACCGGCAAGGGCCGCTACGTCGATGACTTCAACCGGCCGGGGCAGGCCTACGCCTATTTCCTGCGCTCGCCGCACGCCCACGCGGCGATCCGCGGCATCGACGCCGCGGCCGCCAGGGCGATGCCGGGCGTGATCGGGGTGTTCACGGGCGAGGATCTCGCGGCCGACAAGGTGGGTGGCCTCATCTGCGGCTGGATGATCCACTCCAAGGACGGCAGCCCCATGAAGACGGGGCCGCACCCGGCCCTGGCCCAGGGCAAGGTGCGCTATGTCGGCGACCATGTCGCCGTGGTGGTGGCCGAGACCCTGGCCCAGGCCCGGGACGCCGCCGAGGCGATCGAGGTCGATTACGACCTGTTGCCGGCGGTGGTGGAGACCGCCAGGGCGCAGGGCGCGGCGGTCGTCGTCCACGACGTTGCGCCCGACAATGTCGTGTTCAACTGGCACCTCGGCAACAAGGCCGATGTGGAGGCCGCCTTCGCGCGGGCCAGGCACGTGACGAAGCTCGACCTCGTCAACAACCGCCTGGTGCCGAACCCGATCGAGCCGCGCGCGGCGATCGGCGAGTACGACGAGGCCGAGGAGCAGTTCACCCTCTACACCACGAGCCAGAACCCGCACGTCGCCCGCCTCGTGCTCTCGGCCTTCATCGGCATCGCGCCCGAGAACAAGCTGCGCGTGGTGGCGCCCGATGTCGGCGGCGGCTTCGGCTCGAAGATCTTCATCTACGCCGAGGAGACGGTCTGCGTCTGGGCGGCCAGGAAGGTCGGGCGCCCGGTGAAGTGGACGAGCGACCGCACCGAGGCCTTCCTGTGCGACGCGCATGGGCGCGACCACGTCACCCACGCCGAGATGGCGCTCGACGACAACGGCCGCATCCTGGGCCTGCGGGTCCACACGATCGCGAATCTCGGCGCCTACCTGTCGACCTTCGCGTCGTCGGTGCCGACCTACCTCTACGCGCCGCTCCTGTCGGGCCAGTACAACATCCCGGCCATCTACTGCGAGGTGGACGGCGTCTACACCAACACCGCGCCGGTCGACGCCTACCGGGGCGCCGGGCGGCCCGAGGCGACCTTCGTCATCGAGCGCCTCGTCGAGGTGGCGGCCCGCCAGATCGGGCAGGATCCCGCCCGCTTCCGGCGCCGCAACTACATCAGGAACTTCCCCCACCAGACGCCGGTCATCATGACCTACGACGTGGGGGATTACGTCGCCTCCCTGGACAAGGCGCTGGAGGCCGCCGACTACAAGCACTTCCCCCGGCGCCGCCGCGAGAGCGCGCGCCGCGGCAAGCTGCGCGGCATCGGCTTCTCCTCCTACATCGAGGCCTGCGGCATCGCCCCCTCGCAGGCGGTCGGCGCCCTCGGCGCGGGCGTGGGCCTGTGGGAATCCGCCGAGGTGCGGGTGAACCCGACCGGCTCGATCGAGGTGCTGACCGGCTCGCACAGCCATGGCCAGGGCCACGAGACCACCTTCGCGCAGCTCGTCTCCGACCGGCTCGGCGTGCCGATCGAGAGCGTGACCATCGTGCACGGCGACACCGATAAGGTGCAGTTCGGCATGGGCACCTACGGCTCGCGCTCCGGTGCGGTCGGCATGTCGGCCATCGCCAAGGCCCTCGACAAGGTCGTCGCCAAGGGCCGCAAGGTGGCGGCCTTCGCGCTGGAGGCCGGCGAGGACGACATCGAGTTCAGGGACGGCCGCTTCACGGTCGCCGGCACCGACCGCTCCTTGAGCTTCGGCGAGGTGGCGCTGCAGGCCTACATCGCCCACAAGTTCACCGGCGCCGACCTGGAGCCGGGGCTGAAGGAGGGGGCGTTCTACGATCCCACCAACTTCACCTTCCCGGCGGGCGTGCATGTCTGCGAGCTCGAGGTCGATCCCGAGACCGGCCATGTCACCATCGAGCGCTTCACGGCGGTCGACGATTTCGGCAACGTCATCAATCCGATGATCGTCGAGGGGCAGGTCCATGGCGGCATCGCGCAGGGCGTGGGCCAAGCCCTGTTCGAGGGCGCGGTCTACGACGAGGACGGCCAGCTCGTCACCGCGAGCTTCATGGATTACCGCATGCCCCGCGCCGCCGACCTGCCCTCCTTCGCGGTCGGCATGACGGTGACGCCCTGCCCGTCGAACCCGCTCGGGATCAAGGGCTGCGGCGAGGCGGGCGCCATCGCGGCGCCGGCCGCCGTGATGAACGCCCTGACCGACGCCCTCGGGCACGAGAACATCGCCATGCCGGCAACCCCGCTCGCGGTCTGGCGGGCCGCTCAAGGAGCCCGCCAGCCCCAGCCCCTCGCCGCCGAGTGA
- a CDS encoding FAD binding domain-containing protein has translation MYAFEYHRPATLKEAVGLLARQEDAKIVAGGHTLIPTMKQRLASPGHLVDLGRIPDLVGIERTPRAVTIGAMTTHSAVAEAAAVTEAIPALSELAGLIGDPAVRHRGTIGGSVANNDPSADYPAACLALGATIITNKRRIAAEEYFLGLFETALEEGEIVTAVSFPIPHKAAYEKFRNPASRYALVGVFVAKRPSDIRVAVTGAGSNGVFRWPEAEAALAKRFSAKSLDGLKASPDDLISDLHADAEYRAHLIGVMARRAVQAATER, from the coding sequence ATGTACGCCTTCGAGTATCACCGTCCCGCGACGCTCAAGGAGGCGGTCGGCCTCCTCGCCCGCCAGGAGGACGCCAAGATCGTGGCCGGGGGCCACACCCTGATCCCGACCATGAAGCAGCGCCTCGCTTCGCCCGGCCACCTCGTCGATCTCGGCCGCATTCCCGACCTTGTCGGAATCGAGCGCACGCCCCGCGCGGTCACGATCGGCGCCATGACCACCCACAGCGCCGTGGCCGAAGCCGCCGCGGTCACGGAGGCGATCCCCGCCTTGTCGGAACTCGCCGGCCTCATCGGCGACCCGGCGGTGCGCCACCGCGGCACGATCGGCGGCTCGGTCGCCAACAACGACCCCTCGGCCGATTATCCGGCCGCCTGCCTCGCGCTCGGCGCCACCATCATCACCAATAAGCGGCGCATCGCTGCGGAGGAGTATTTCCTCGGCCTGTTCGAGACCGCGCTGGAGGAGGGGGAGATCGTGACCGCGGTCTCCTTCCCGATCCCGCACAAGGCGGCCTACGAGAAGTTCCGCAACCCGGCCTCCCGTTACGCCCTCGTCGGCGTGTTCGTGGCCAAGCGCCCGAGCGACATCCGGGTCGCCGTGACCGGGGCGGGCTCGAACGGCGTCTTCCGCTGGCCGGAGGCCGAGGCGGCGCTCGCCAAGCGCTTCTCCGCCAAGTCCCTGGATGGGCTGAAGGCGTCGCCCGACGACCTGATCAGCGACCTCCACGCCGATGCCGAGTACCGCGCGCACCTGATCGGCGTCATGGCGCGGCGGGCCGTGCAGGCGGCGACGGAAAGGTAG
- a CDS encoding AAA family ATPase — protein sequence MTLPASIDATLSLLASAGYVADRALATVVFLSLRLKRPLFLEGEAGVGKTEIAKVLAAALGRPLIRLQCYEGLDVASAVYEWNYAGQMMAIRLAEAGGGIDRERLESELFSERYLIRRPLLRALEPGEGGAPILLVDELDRTDEAFEAFLLEVLSDFQVTIPELGTIRAPEPPIAVLTSNRTREIHDALKRRCLYHWVDYPDAERELAILKRRVPQAPAALARDVVAFVQAIRKEDLFKAPGVAETLDWATALVELDAVALDPALVSDTLGVLLKYQDDIQAMQAGRAKALLDEVRSAVR from the coding sequence ATGACTCTGCCCGCTTCGATCGACGCGACCCTCTCGCTTCTCGCCTCCGCCGGCTACGTCGCCGACCGGGCGCTCGCCACCGTGGTGTTCCTCTCGCTGAGGCTGAAGCGCCCGCTCTTCCTCGAGGGGGAGGCGGGCGTCGGCAAGACCGAGATCGCCAAGGTGCTGGCCGCCGCTCTCGGCCGGCCGCTGATCCGGCTTCAATGCTACGAGGGCCTCGACGTCGCCTCAGCCGTCTACGAGTGGAACTATGCCGGGCAGATGATGGCGATCCGCCTCGCGGAGGCCGGCGGCGGCATCGACCGGGAGCGGCTCGAATCGGAGCTGTTCTCCGAGCGCTACCTGATCCGGCGCCCGCTCCTGCGCGCCCTGGAGCCCGGGGAGGGGGGCGCCCCCATCCTCCTCGTCGACGAGCTCGACCGCACCGACGAGGCCTTCGAGGCCTTCCTGCTCGAAGTCCTCTCCGACTTCCAGGTGACGATCCCGGAACTCGGCACCATCCGAGCGCCCGAGCCGCCCATTGCCGTGCTCACCTCGAACCGCACCCGCGAGATCCACGACGCCCTCAAGCGCCGCTGCCTCTATCACTGGGTCGATTATCCGGACGCCGAGCGGGAGCTCGCCATCCTCAAGCGCCGGGTGCCGCAGGCTCCGGCGGCGCTCGCCCGCGACGTCGTCGCCTTCGTGCAGGCGATCCGCAAGGAGGATCTGTTCAAGGCCCCAGGCGTCGCCGAGACCCTCGACTGGGCGACCGCCCTCGTCGAGCTCGATGCCGTCGCCCTCGATCCCGCCCTCGTCTCGGACACGCTCGGCGTGCTGCTCAAGTACCAGGACGACATCCAGGCGATGCAGGCCGGGCGGGCCAAGGCGCTCCTCGACGAGGTGCGGTCGGCGGTGCGATGA